In Deltaproteobacteria bacterium, the sequence CTGTATCCTAGTCCGGCCTTTGCGCTGATATTTTTTGTAATTGCGGCCTTGACTCCAATAGCCATTGCATCTACTTCTTCAAAGCGGCCGTAACCTATGCCTACTGAAAATCTGTTGCCACTAGCCGCTTCCGGGATTGCCGTCAATGCTGCCACAGAGGCAACTCCTGCAAAAGCCTTTTGGAGCTGACGGAAATTGACTGCATCAAAGTCATGGGTACCATCATCAACGCCGTGCACCTGCACTGGCTGGCCGG encodes:
- a CDS encoding YadA C-terminal domain-containing protein translates to MVVQESRTTLSGGNASTSLTLHDYGATFSNSATGQPVQVHGVDDGTHDFDAVNFRQLQKAFAGVASVAALTAIPEAASGNRFSVGIGYGRFEEVDAMAIGVKAAITKNISAKAGLGYSNNVSTVSAGIGYSW